TGGGCGGAGTACTTCGTGGTCCCGGCCCGTCAGGTCATCCCGCTGCCCGACACGGTCTCCGACGAGACCGCGGCCCAGTTGCTGGCCATGCCGTTGAGCGCGCTGATGCTCATCGACGACCTCGGGCTGCGGCCCGGCGAGTGGCTGGCGATCAATGCCGCCAACGGCGCTGTCGGCAGGCTGGTGAACGTCTTCGCCCGGCAACGCGGGCTGCACGTGCTGAATCTGGTTCGCGGTCCCGGCTCCGTGGCGGCACTGCGCGAACTCGGCTACGAGCCGGTGCTCGATACCGAGAGCGAGGGCTGGCGCGAGCAGGTCGAAGCCGCCACCTCGGGTGCGCCCATCGTCCGGGCCGTCGATCAGGTCGGCGGGCGCGCCGCGGCCGACGAATTGGCGTTGCTCGCGCCGGGCGGGCAGCTGATCTCCTTCGGCGCGCTCTCGGGTAAGCCGCTGTCGCTCGACGCGGGCAGTCTCATCTTCGGCCAAGTCGCGGTGAAGGGCTTCTGGGGCGCCAAGCGGATCGAGGAGATCGGCGCCGACCAGCGCGGACGGCTCATCGGCGAACTGATCGATCTCGCGGCCCGCGGCGAGCTGCGGCTCGACATCGAAGCCGCCTACCCCCTCGAGGCCGCGGCCGACGCCGCTGTCGCCACCGAGACGCCGGGGCGCGCCGCGAAGATCGCGCTGCGGGCTCAGCCCGCCTGACCGGCGGCGAGCACGGCCATCGCGGCGTTGTGCCCGGGAATCCCACTGACGCCGCCGCCCCGGATGGCGCCCGCGCCGCACAGGAACACGTTGCGGTGGCCGGTCGCCACGCCCCACCGGACGGCGGGGTCGGCCGGGTCGGCGTCCTCCGGGAGGTAGGGGAAGGCCAGATCCCGGTGGAAGATGTGTCCACCGGGCAGGCCGACCTCGCGCTCGAGTTCGATCGGCGTCTTCGCCTCCAGGCAGGGCGCGCCGTTCTCGTCTTTCGCCAAGCAGTCGGCGATCGGCTCGGCTAGTACCGAGTCCAATTGGGCCAGGGTGGCTTTCACGAACTCGGCTTTGACCGACGCGTGGTCGGCGGCGAAAAGCTTCGCGCGAGCATGCAGGCCGAACAGGGTGAGGGTGTGCGCACCCTGCGCAGCCAGATCCGGTGACAGGATCGTCGGATCGGTCAGCGTGTGGCAATAGATCTCGGCCGGCGGCGCGGACGGGATCCGGCCGATCGCGGCCTCGCCGTAGGCTCGGTCGAGCTGGGCGTACGACTCGCCGATGTGGAAAGTCCCGGCGAATGCTTCCCGGGGATCGACTTCGGCGTCGCGCAATCGTGGGAGGCGGCGCAGCAGCATATTGATCTTCACCTGCGCGCCCTCGGGCTTCGGCGGCGGGGACTCGCCGAGCAACCCGGCAAGGGTGTACGGTGCCACATTCGCCAGGACGTACCGCGCTCCGATCTTGCCGTCCGCGTAACCGACTTCCGCTGTCCCGCCGTCGGTTTCGATGCTCGTCACCTCGCGCCCGGTGACGATCTCCGCGCCTGCCGCGCGCGCGGCCTCGGCCAGCGCGTCGGTGAGCGCGCCCATGCCGCCGATCGGCACATCCCAGTCGCCGGTCCCGCCGCCGATCACGTGATACAGGAAGCAGCGATTCTGCCGCAGCGACGGATCGTGCGCGTGGGTGAACGTGCCGATCAGCGCATCGGTGAGCACCACGCCGCGCACCGTGTCGTCGGCGAAGGTCGACTCGATCGTCTCGCCGAGCGGCCGCTCGAACAGCGCCTCCCAGGTGGCCGCATCGTCCACGATGTGCCGCAACGCCTCTTTCGACGGAAGCGGCAGGGTCAGCGTCGGGAAGACCCGCCGGGCCAGCTGCCCAGTGGACGCGTAGAACCGCCGCCATGCCCGGTATTCGCTCTCCGAGCCGGTCGCCCGCGCGAAACTCGCCTCCGTCCGCGCGGGCGCCGACGAGACCAGCAAACCCCCTGCCCCGACCGGTGTGTAGGACGAGACCGCCCGCCGCCGCGTCTCGAACCGTAAGCCCAGATCCGTCACGATCGACCGCGGCAACAGGCTCACCAGATACGAGTACCGCGACAACCGGGCGTCGACGCCCGCGAACACCCGCTCGGACACCGCCGCACCACCGACATGCGGTTGCCGCTCCAGCACCAGCACCGACCGCCCGGCCCGCGCCAGATACGCGGCGGCCACCAAACCGTTGTGCCCGCCGCCGACGATCACGACATCGTAGAAGGAGCGCGTCGGCGTCATCCGTTCTCGATAGCACGAATCGGCGCCGGATGGACAGCGACGCCGCCGACAACGGCGAGGAATCGATTCCGAACCGACCACGGCCGTTGCGACGGCGATCGGATGACGCGGCCCTCCACCCTGGCCGCCGATGGCCTCTTCCGGGCGTCCGACCGGCGCGGTACAGGTAAACGGTCGGCGGAATATCGATGGTGGCCTGGGCGGATGAGAAATTCGGGCTGCTGCACCGACAAGGCGTGATAGCTTATGCGGCAAGGGGAG
Above is a genomic segment from Nocardia sputorum containing:
- a CDS encoding phytoene desaturase family protein, with the translated sequence MTPTRSFYDVVIVGGGHNGLVAAAYLARAGRSVLVLERQPHVGGAAVSERVFAGVDARLSRYSYLVSLLPRSIVTDLGLRFETRRRAVSSYTPVGAGGLLVSSAPARTEASFARATGSESEYRAWRRFYASTGQLARRVFPTLTLPLPSKEALRHIVDDAATWEALFERPLGETIESTFADDTVRGVVLTDALIGTFTHAHDPSLRQNRCFLYHVIGGGTGDWDVPIGGMGALTDALAEAARAAGAEIVTGREVTSIETDGGTAEVGYADGKIGARYVLANVAPYTLAGLLGESPPPKPEGAQVKINMLLRRLPRLRDAEVDPREAFAGTFHIGESYAQLDRAYGEAAIGRIPSAPPAEIYCHTLTDPTILSPDLAAQGAHTLTLFGLHARAKLFAADHASVKAEFVKATLAQLDSVLAEPIADCLAKDENGAPCLEAKTPIELEREVGLPGGHIFHRDLAFPYLPEDADPADPAVRWGVATGHRNVFLCGAGAIRGGGVSGIPGHNAAMAVLAAGQAG
- a CDS encoding zinc-binding dehydrogenase, yielding MRAVVIERFGEPKDVLATADRPIPEPGPGEVRLALILSPIHNHDLAIVRGVYGYRPELPAIPGSEAVARVDAVGPGVTEMSVGRRVTVSGAINVWAEYFVVPARQVIPLPDTVSDETAAQLLAMPLSALMLIDDLGLRPGEWLAINAANGAVGRLVNVFARQRGLHVLNLVRGPGSVAALRELGYEPVLDTESEGWREQVEAATSGAPIVRAVDQVGGRAAADELALLAPGGQLISFGALSGKPLSLDAGSLIFGQVAVKGFWGAKRIEEIGADQRGRLIGELIDLAARGELRLDIEAAYPLEAAADAAVATETPGRAAKIALRAQPA